TTGGACGAGCATTTCACTGGAGTAAAAGACCCCGGATAAAGACGCTTCATACGCTTGAACACGTTCTTGCAATTGTACTAATAAATTTTGTCGTTCCGTGTATAACAGCACGAGGCCAGCAGCTGTAGCTTCCGCCTCCGAATCGCTCCACTTTTGCGCTGCCAGTAGCGTCTCCTCCGCAAGAGAGCGCCATTTCGTGATGTCAGCGAGCTCATTGGTTGCCTGATCTTCCAGTACCTCAACTGTTCTCCTGCGCATGACGACGTTATCCGTTTCACGCACTGACTTGAATTCAGTGAGAAAGGCATGGGATCGCAACTGTGTAAAGTACAGCTCAAGCTTAACTTCTCCAGCGTAGCGATAATCAGGGGCTAGTTGAAGCGCACGATCTACCCATTCAGTCGCAAGTGTATGGCCTCCTGTTTTGTGCATCCGCAAAGCAGACATCCGTGTCAGCACCATCGCTTCCGTCAAATCAAGCTCTTCGTCTGGATGTTCTTGGCGATACTGTTCGAGCATTTGCAGGAATGTCAGGCATTCGCCTTCGGTTAGCGACTGGATGCTAGACGGATTTTCGCTAAAGCTTGCAATCAGTAACCTCGGGTCCCGTTCTTCTTGATGCTGCATCTTTTGATAGCTCCTCCCGCTCCATTGTTTCATCCCTGTTGTAGCATATTTAGCCGAACATGAAAAGTCTGTCCGAACATTAGAGCTCCCCTTGAATGTTCACAGCGGTTCTTTTCACCTTTTGTCGTGCGAATAAGGTCGCGCAAGCAATGAGGATACCGGCCATACCAAATTCAAACCAGACCCCTCCCCATTCTAACAGCATCGCACCTACAACCGGACCTGCAGCCATGCCCGTATAGCGGATGAAATTGTACACACCAATGGACGTTGCACGCTCTGCTTCAAATACTTCGGATAGCAAAATCGTGTGTGCAGGCATACCTACACCCAAGGTTAAGGCAAACAGCGTACTTGTTAGCACAAGCAGGAGAAAAGAAACATCAGCCGCAGTCATAAAAAGAAACATCGCCAAAGCATTTGCACCTGTCGTCACCAGTAATGTTTTCCGTGCTCCCCATCGATTTTGCAACACAGCAGACAGCTTGCTACTGATAATAAAGACAACTGACACGAGCAAGAAAACCAAACCGATTATTTCAACGGTGACTGCGTAGTGGTTCGTCAATTGGACTGGGAGAAACAGCAGAAAGCAATAATACGCGTACATTTGGCTAAAACCGATTAAAATGACAGATGCTCCGACTGGGTGGAGCAAAATATTACGGAAGGACCCTCGTGTAAAACCGCCTGATGATGTAGCTTGAGCCTTTTTCGTTTCAGGTAACCATACAGCATTGATGCAGACAAGAAAGACTGCGCAGATCGCCAAAAACAAAAAGACCGCAGAATGTCCGCCGATGCCGCCAATCCAGCCTCCTAACAGTGGACCAAGGGCCGGACTAAGCGCAAGCAGCATCTGATAAGTACCCATCGCAGATGCACGTTGGACTCCTGTAAATATGTCTCCAATAATCGTTGCGGCTACGATCGGAATGGCAGCAAATCCCGCCCCTTGTAAAGCCCGGAAAAATAGTAGCCCATAAATCGAATCGACCAGATAGCATCCGATTGACGCGATCGTAAATAGGATCAGGGCAGGTATCATAACACGCTTTCGACCGAACCTATCGATAAATGGTCCGTAGATGATTTGCATAATCGCGAGCATGACGGTAAAGATTGAAACAGTCCAGTTAATCATGGTTGCACTCGTCTGAAATTCTTTTTGCATGGCTGGTAAAATAGGCATGAACAAATTTTGCGCGAACATACCTAGCATTAGCGTTATCCCAAGTAGGTACAGTACTTTTTTTGGATTCATGGTTGCTCTCCTCTTATCTCTCTAATATTGTGTCCTTGGAAACAATTTCGCAAAAAAAATAATGAACACCCGTAGTATGTTTCCCCTAATCTTCTGTTGCTTCTCTTATGACCTTTTCCAAAAATGCCAATTCAGTAGGCGTATACCTATCCAAGAATCGGTACATGTCATTTTCCAGGCGTTGATGATAGTGTTCATGAATCTCGTTTACCATCTCTCCTGCTGATGTCAGCCTGAAAAAAACTTCCTTCTGATTGTCTTCGAGCTGATACCGCTCGAGTAATCCTTTCTTCAAAAGTTTGACTGTTATTTTGGATATCGCGCTCTTTGTTACCCCAATATGCTGTGCAATTGTTGTAACATTGACTCGATCTTTTCTCCCTACCTCTTGAAGGACGTGGAGCTCTGTTACGGATAACCTTCCAACCTTATCGTAATCTGGTACGCTAATTTTGATCTGGCGCAATAGCATTTCTTCACGTAGCTTGCTGCGCTGCTCCTGTTTATGTAGAAAGGTGATCCATCGATTCCAAAGCTTCTTTTTAGGGTCCAATGCAGCATCAGCTCCTTATCTGTTCTACCTTTGTTTCCACGGAAACAAAATAACCTTATCATGAGACTTCCTTTTACGCAAGAAAAAACCGCAGCCCTGCATTCGCAAGCTGCGTTCCGAGACCAATCTCTATCCATTTAGATTGCCCAATTCCTTATCTGCACTAAAATGAGCACGGGCTGCCTCAAACACTTCACTTTCCGATCCGGCCGAGATTTTGAAACTCGATACCACTTTTTTGCCACATCGTACTTGTACGTTGTACTGTGAATCCCCATCATATGTTGACTCGAAATGATAATCCTCACCATTGACCTGAATAGTTCGTTCCATGGTTACACCTCCCACCTTAGTGTGACCAAGCAACATGGCAATCATCCAATATTTTGTTGCAAAGAAATCGTTGTGTTTCACCCTTGGTCGACTCACCTGTCGTCATGCTATTCGGCTCTATGAAATGGTTAGAGGGCACAACGCTGGTTCGCCAGCGCCGTGCCCCGTTTTCCTTTTTACATATCAGCAATGCGAGTTGCTTTTTTTCGCGCTACTCTCTTCTCGCGAATCCCCTCAAAGATCGAATAAAGAACAGGAACCAATACAAGCGTTACGAGCGTGTGAAAAATCAACCCCGCAATTACCCCGGTAGCAAGCGGCGCCTCTAGTTCCGCTCCTTCCGCAACAGCGAGTCCCATCGGCAGCATACCGAGTATCGCTGTCAGTTTGGTCATAATCACCGGACGAACACGATCCCGCGTGCCCTGTACAATTGCTTCTTCCAACCCCATCCCCCGTGAGCGGAGCAGATTGATTCTGTCAATTAACAGGATTGCATTGGATACAACGATTCCTACCAGCATGATGAGCCCAATCATCGCCATCTCACCAAACGTTCGCTGTGTGACTACGAATCCAAGAATAACTCCCACCAAGGCCATTGGCAACGACAGCATGATAATAAACGGCTGAGACAACCTCCCAAACTGTGCCACCATAATCACATAGATGAGGGAGACAACCGCTACCAGGACAATAATTCCTTGCGTAAAGGTGTTATTTTGTTCCTTCAAATCACCAGCGATCTCGATCTTGTACCCGGCAGGCAATTCCACTGTACCCAGCTTCTCATTTACTTGTCTGCCCGCCGTACCAATATCCGTGCCCAACAGTTCTGCGGATACCGTGATGATTTGTTCTCCTTTTTCATGTTTGATCGTAATCGGAGATTTGCTGAAATGAAAATCAACCAGCTCATGTAACGGCACATGCGAGCCTGTTTCTGTTCGTATCATGATCTGCTGGAGTTGGTCAGGATGTGTCACCCATGTCTCTGGAAATCTGGCAACAATCGAGGTTTCGATACTATTTTGACTGATTGTGGATAGGGGCTGCTCCCCAAGCAGCATGCTGATTTGGCTGTCCAACGAATCTGAGTCAACCTGCAATTGAGACATTGCCTCCTGATTGGGTATTAGCGTTACTTTTTCCTTCCCTCTTTCGAAATCATTCCGAATATTGACTACACCGGGTATGCTCGCCAGCATTTCTTCTACCTTTGCGGAAATCGACCGCGAGACCTCTAAATCTTCGCCGGCGACCTGCAACTCAATAGGAGCCGATTTACCCGAGAATCCAAATGTCATACTCGTTTGTTCCACGCCGTCAATGGCATTCAAGCGACCGTTTACTTCTTGCATAAATTCTTCTTTCTCTTGCGTTCGTTGCGACTTGGTCACTAATGTAATATTTAACTCCACTGTCTCTTTCTTTGCCGTAAAAAAGACTTGATTCACGTCGGACAGCTCTCTTAACGCTTTTTCCGCTTCAACCGCTGCGGTTTGCGCCTGTTCCAAGCTAGTGCCATCAGGCATCGTTAACGTGGCAAAAATCTGATTCTCATTGGCATTCAAGCCATTTCCTATTTTAATCAACGGGAAGAGACTCAAGGCCCCTACAAACATTGCAAGAGCCACCAGCAATGTGAGAACGCGATGACGAAGGGTTAACAACAGTAATCGCTGAAAGAGAGAAACAATCCCTTTTTTCCCTTTTTCGCTACGGGGCTGCAATTGTTTATCATGTTGGAGAAAACGCTCGGAAAAAATCGGAACAAACAGAAAAGCTGCAATCGTCGACGCAATAATGGTAGAAGTAACGGTAAACGCAATGGTATGAAGAATAGGCTTCAGCCACTGTTCAAAATCCGCGACCACTAGCGGTAAAAACACAACAATCAAAGTTAATTGGGAAGCAAATACAGGTGCTATCACCTCTTTTGAGCCCTGTACGATGGCCTGCTTCAGCTGCATTCCCTTTTCTCTCAAATGATAAATACTCTCCAGAACAACGATCGCCGCATCAACAATCAATCCAATTGACAAGCTCAGTGATATTAATACCACCATGTCAATGTTGTAACCGGCAGCTTTCAGCGCGATGAAAGTCATCAGGATGGAGAGAGGTAGCGTCGTGGCAATGACCATCGTCACACGCCAGTTTCGCAGGAATACCCAGAGTACGAGGATTGCCAATATGCCCCCGATGACAACATCTCGACTCAAATTGGTGATCGCTTTTTTAATAAAGGAGACGGATTCAAACATGACTCTCAGCTCGTAGTTTCCACCTGCCTCCTCATTGATTTGCCTCACAACTTCCTCGACTTTTTTCTGTGTAGTGATCAGGTCACTCCCCGGAGCACGCTTTACACTGATTTGCACAAAGAGGTTGCCTTCTGTCATGGA
This genomic stretch from Brevibacillus brevis harbors:
- a CDS encoding MFS transporter, yielding MNPKKVLYLLGITLMLGMFAQNLFMPILPAMQKEFQTSATMINWTVSIFTVMLAIMQIIYGPFIDRFGRKRVMIPALILFTIASIGCYLVDSIYGLLFFRALQGAGFAAIPIVAATIIGDIFTGVQRASAMGTYQMLLALSPALGPLLGGWIGGIGGHSAVFLFLAICAVFLVCINAVWLPETKKAQATSSGGFTRGSFRNILLHPVGASVILIGFSQMYAYYCFLLFLPVQLTNHYAVTVEIIGLVFLLVSVVFIISSKLSAVLQNRWGARKTLLVTTGANALAMFLFMTAADVSFLLLVLTSTLFALTLGVGMPAHTILLSEVFEAERATSIGVYNFIRYTGMAAGPVVGAMLLEWGGVWFEFGMAGILIACATLFARQKVKRTAVNIQGEL
- a CDS encoding MarR family transcriptional regulator, with the translated sequence MDPKKKLWNRWITFLHKQEQRSKLREEMLLRQIKISVPDYDKVGRLSVTELHVLQEVGRKDRVNVTTIAQHIGVTKSAISKITVKLLKKGLLERYQLEDNQKEVFFRLTSAGEMVNEIHEHYHQRLENDMYRFLDRYTPTELAFLEKVIREATED
- a CDS encoding efflux RND transporter permease subunit, yielding MDKVILFLLKRKVILYLCTFLIVLTGIGALFSFHVELVPKTNLPWIEVNISGGALPPEEMVEKVTEKIEQELKSVAGIKNFSSKTGTGFSGISILAEDGEGEKVKQETQNIVNRLRNEFPKVVDTVTVTQTNLGDEDLIDYAMVGADTQTMLTLLKTTIKDRIESVPGVKEVVVSEDGFENKVAITFRPERLTAYRTTAADVVGQLQGTNWKKAVGILENPGFDTVVMIDNSLKNVEEFKNILIKTPKGKVALEQLATVSDLRGSVKDAISMTEGNLFVQISVKRAPGSDLITTQKKVEEVVRQINEEAGGNYELRVMFESVSFIKKAITNLSRDVVIGGILAILVLWVFLRNWRVTMVIATTLPLSILMTFIALKAAGYNIDMVVLISLSLSIGLIVDAAIVVLESIYHLREKGMQLKQAIVQGSKEVIAPVFASQLTLIVVFLPLVVADFEQWLKPILHTIAFTVTSTIIASTIAAFLFVPIFSERFLQHDKQLQPRSEKGKKGIVSLFQRLLLLTLRHRVLTLLVALAMFVGALSLFPLIKIGNGLNANENQIFATLTMPDGTSLEQAQTAAVEAEKALRELSDVNQVFFTAKKETVELNITLVTKSQRTQEKEEFMQEVNGRLNAIDGVEQTSMTFGFSGKSAPIELQVAGEDLEVSRSISAKVEEMLASIPGVVNIRNDFERGKEKVTLIPNQEAMSQLQVDSDSLDSQISMLLGEQPLSTISQNSIETSIVARFPETWVTHPDQLQQIMIRTETGSHVPLHELVDFHFSKSPITIKHEKGEQIITVSAELLGTDIGTAGRQVNEKLGTVELPAGYKIEIAGDLKEQNNTFTQGIIVLVAVVSLIYVIMVAQFGRLSQPFIIMLSLPMALVGVILGFVVTQRTFGEMAMIGLIMLVGIVVSNAILLIDRINLLRSRGMGLEEAIVQGTRDRVRPVIMTKLTAILGMLPMGLAVAEGAELEAPLATGVIAGLIFHTLVTLVLVPVLYSIFEGIREKRVARKKATRIADM